A single region of the Salvia splendens isolate huo1 chromosome 18, SspV2, whole genome shotgun sequence genome encodes:
- the LOC121777616 gene encoding protein phosphatase 2C 37-like: MAGIVETQTAATPFEASSKSRSRMEINRLNFDLSDSAMARPPLKKRRRKDDAAVQSSDLELKRSRTAHECPRYGVTSVCGRRRDMEDSVAICPSFCGEDGDIRGDLHFFGVFDGHGCSHVSRRCKERMHEIVRDEYEKDGGGDSPWEDAMVRSFRKMDDDVAEWSSGLASTSDDSSCRCEMRTPQRDSVGSTAVVAVVSPEKIVVSNCGDSRAVLCRNGVAIPLSVDHKPDRPDELRRIEEAGGRVIYWDGPRVLGVLAMSRAIGDSYLKPYVIPEPEVTVTDRTVEDECLILASDGLWDVVSDQTACGVARMCLQSRKGESSNQACSDASILLTRLALARHSTDNVSVVVVDLRKTTQ, from the exons ATGGCTGGAATAGTTGAGACGCAGACGGCTGCGACTCCTTTTGAGGCGAGTTCTAAATCCAGAAGCAGGATGGAGATCAATCGCCTTAATTTCGATCTATCCGATTCCGCGATGGCGCGGCCGCCGCTGAAGAAGCGGAGGCGCAAGGACGATGCGGCTGTTCAGAGCTCCGATCTCGAGCTGAAGCGCTCGAGGACGGCTCACGAGTGTCCGAGATACGGCGTGACGTCGGTTTGCGGTAGGAGGAGAGATATGGAGGACTCGGTGGCGATTTGCCCTTCCTTCTGCGGCGAGGACGGCGATATCCGCGGCGATTTGCACTTCTTCGGCGTTTTCGACGGCCACGGCTGCTCGCACGTGAGCAGGAGGTGCAAGGAGCGGATGCACGAGATCGTGAGAGACGAGTACGAGAAGGACGGCGGCGGCGACTCGCCGTGGGAGGATGCGATGGTGCGGAGCTTCAGGAAGATGGACGATGACGTGGCGGAGTGGTCGAGCGGCCTCGCCTCCACCTCCGATGATTCCAGCTGCCGCTGCGAGATGCGCACCCCGCAGCGCGATTCGGTCGGTTCCACCGCCGTCGTGGCGGTGGTATCCCCCGAGAAGATCGTCGTCTCCAATTGCGGCGATTCTCGCGCCGTTCTGTGCCGGAACGGCGTCGCGATTCCCCTCTCCGTCGATCACAAG CCAGATAGACCGGATGAGCTCCGCCGCATCGAGGAAGCCGGCGGCCGCGTTATCTACTGGGACGGTCCTCGAGTTCTCGGCGTCTTAGCGATGTCTCGCGCCATAG GTGACAGTTATCTAAAACCGTACGTGATACCGGAGCCGGAGGTGACGGTTACGGATCGGACGGTGGAGGACGAGTGCCTAATCCTGGCCAGCGACGGGCTGTGGGACGTCGTCTCGGACCAGACCGCTTGCGGTGTGGCTCGGATGTGCCTACAGTCTCGGAAAGGAGAGAGCTCGAATCAGGCTTGCTCCGATGCATCGATTTTGCTAACGAGGCTGGCTCTTGCGCGCCACTCCACCGATAATGTTagtgtggtggtggtggatttgAGGAAGACTACGCAATGA
- the LOC121775712 gene encoding protein HESO1-like isoform X2 gives MDSANSNQRGLIATIKMNGYDQVERVLNDILRAINPSKEDWTIRHHIIDEVREVIGSLESLRGATVEPYGSFVSNLFTKWGDLDVSIEILNGTYISSPGRKHKQTLLADVIKALRRKGGFRRLQFISKARVPIVKFEGKFNISCDLSINNLSGQMKSKILYWISGIDTRFRDLVLLVKEWAKTHHINDSKSGSLNSYCLSLLVLFHFQTMEPAILPPLVEIYPGNMIDELTGVRDIAEKYIEEACTVNITKIRSDRSRPINRSSLPELFFSFLTKFSDICSRASTQGINPFMGHVEDIHTNTRWLPKTYALFVEDPFEQPANTARTVSSKQLIKIAEVIQVTRQTLVSPNQNQASLSLVLAGPHLSWLGRGTSASTSATQQSMSATPVTRNTPISRNTPISRNGAKTRLERKQAPLQTLQKSQNKVMDRPQNGESNRSKRASTSQKLQVWRPRSEPKAEKDNSGA, from the exons ATGGATTCCGCTAATTCGAATCAAAG GGGGCTTATAGCCACAATCAAAATGAATGGCTATGATCAGGTTGAGAGGGTTTTGAATGATATTCTTCGTGCAATCAATCCCTCGAAAGAAGATTGGACAATCAGACATCATATTATAGATGAGGTCCGAGAAGTTATAGGATCCTTGGAAAGTTTGAGAG GTGCAACTGTTGAACCATATGGATCGTTTGTGTCCAACCTTTTTACGAAATGGGGTGATTTAGATGTATCCATTGAGATACTAAATGGTACATATATTTCTTCTCCTGGAAGGAAGCACAAACAAACCTTACTGGCAGATGTCATAAAAGCTTTAAGAAGAAAAG GTGGATTTCGTAGGCTGCAGTTTATCTCCAAAGCGAGGGTACCAATTGTGAAGTTTGAGGGGAAGTTCAACATCTCATGTGACCTCTCAATCAACAACTTAAGTGGGCAAATGAAGTCAAAAATATTATATTGGATCAGTGGGATCGATACCCGCTTCCGTGATCTGGTTCTGCTG GTCAAGGAATGGGCCAAAACTCACCATATCAATGATTCAAAATCTGGGAGTTTGAACTCGTATTGTCTAAGTCTGCTTGTGCTTTTTCATTTTCAG ACTATGGAACCTGCTATATTACCTCCTCTTGTAGAAATATACCCGGGGAATATGATTGACGAGCTTACAG GTGTGCGAGATATTGCAGAAAAATATATTGAAGAAGCTTGTACTGTAAACATTACAAAAATTAGGTCAGATAGGTCAAGACCGATCAACCGGAGCTCTTTGCCGGAGCTCTTCTTTTCCTTCCTTACAAAG TTTTCTGATATTTGTTCAAGAGCTTCTACACAAGGTATCAACCCATTTATGGGACATGTGGAGGATATTCATACCAACACGAGATGGCTGCCTAAAACCTATGCATTATTT GTTGAAGATCCCTTTGAACAGCCAGCTAATACAGCTAGGACAGTCAGCAGCAAACAGTTAATAAAGATTGCTGAAGTGATTCAGGTGACTCGTCAAACGCTTGTCTCTCCAAATCAAAATCAAGCTTCTCTTTCTTTAGTTTTGGCGGGGCCACATCTGTCATGGTTAGGAAGGGGAACATCCGCATCAACTTCCGCAACACAGCAATCTATGTCAGCAACACCTGTTACCAGAAATACACCTATTAGTAGGAACACACCTATTAGCAGGAATGGTGCTAAGACTCGACTAGAGAGAAAGCAGGCGCCCTTGCAAACACTGCAGAAGTCTCAGAACAAAGTAATGGATAGACCTCAAAATGGGGAAAGTAACAGATCTAAGCGTGCATCTACAAGTCAGAAACTGCAAGTTTGGAGGCCAAGATCCGAGCCCAAAGCAGAGAAGGACAATTCAGGTGCCTGA
- the LOC121775712 gene encoding protein HESO1-like isoform X1, with translation MVYSCNDGVICMLFKGLIATIKMNGYDQVERVLNDILRAINPSKEDWTIRHHIIDEVREVIGSLESLRGATVEPYGSFVSNLFTKWGDLDVSIEILNGTYISSPGRKHKQTLLADVIKALRRKGGFRRLQFISKARVPIVKFEGKFNISCDLSINNLSGQMKSKILYWISGIDTRFRDLVLLVKEWAKTHHINDSKSGSLNSYCLSLLVLFHFQTMEPAILPPLVEIYPGNMIDELTGVRDIAEKYIEEACTVNITKIRSDRSRPINRSSLPELFFSFLTKFSDICSRASTQGINPFMGHVEDIHTNTRWLPKTYALFVEDPFEQPANTARTVSSKQLIKIAEVIQVTRQTLVSPNQNQASLSLVLAGPHLSWLGRGTSASTSATQQSMSATPVTRNTPISRNTPISRNGAKTRLERKQAPLQTLQKSQNKVMDRPQNGESNRSKRASTSQKLQVWRPRSEPKAEKDNSGA, from the exons ATGGTTTACAGCTGCAATGATGGAGTTATATGTATGCTGTTCAA GGGGCTTATAGCCACAATCAAAATGAATGGCTATGATCAGGTTGAGAGGGTTTTGAATGATATTCTTCGTGCAATCAATCCCTCGAAAGAAGATTGGACAATCAGACATCATATTATAGATGAGGTCCGAGAAGTTATAGGATCCTTGGAAAGTTTGAGAG GTGCAACTGTTGAACCATATGGATCGTTTGTGTCCAACCTTTTTACGAAATGGGGTGATTTAGATGTATCCATTGAGATACTAAATGGTACATATATTTCTTCTCCTGGAAGGAAGCACAAACAAACCTTACTGGCAGATGTCATAAAAGCTTTAAGAAGAAAAG GTGGATTTCGTAGGCTGCAGTTTATCTCCAAAGCGAGGGTACCAATTGTGAAGTTTGAGGGGAAGTTCAACATCTCATGTGACCTCTCAATCAACAACTTAAGTGGGCAAATGAAGTCAAAAATATTATATTGGATCAGTGGGATCGATACCCGCTTCCGTGATCTGGTTCTGCTG GTCAAGGAATGGGCCAAAACTCACCATATCAATGATTCAAAATCTGGGAGTTTGAACTCGTATTGTCTAAGTCTGCTTGTGCTTTTTCATTTTCAG ACTATGGAACCTGCTATATTACCTCCTCTTGTAGAAATATACCCGGGGAATATGATTGACGAGCTTACAG GTGTGCGAGATATTGCAGAAAAATATATTGAAGAAGCTTGTACTGTAAACATTACAAAAATTAGGTCAGATAGGTCAAGACCGATCAACCGGAGCTCTTTGCCGGAGCTCTTCTTTTCCTTCCTTACAAAG TTTTCTGATATTTGTTCAAGAGCTTCTACACAAGGTATCAACCCATTTATGGGACATGTGGAGGATATTCATACCAACACGAGATGGCTGCCTAAAACCTATGCATTATTT GTTGAAGATCCCTTTGAACAGCCAGCTAATACAGCTAGGACAGTCAGCAGCAAACAGTTAATAAAGATTGCTGAAGTGATTCAGGTGACTCGTCAAACGCTTGTCTCTCCAAATCAAAATCAAGCTTCTCTTTCTTTAGTTTTGGCGGGGCCACATCTGTCATGGTTAGGAAGGGGAACATCCGCATCAACTTCCGCAACACAGCAATCTATGTCAGCAACACCTGTTACCAGAAATACACCTATTAGTAGGAACACACCTATTAGCAGGAATGGTGCTAAGACTCGACTAGAGAGAAAGCAGGCGCCCTTGCAAACACTGCAGAAGTCTCAGAACAAAGTAATGGATAGACCTCAAAATGGGGAAAGTAACAGATCTAAGCGTGCATCTACAAGTCAGAAACTGCAAGTTTGGAGGCCAAGATCCGAGCCCAAAGCAGAGAAGGACAATTCAGGTGCCTGA
- the LOC121775712 gene encoding protein HESO1-like isoform X3: MGLIATIKMNGYDQVERVLNDILRAINPSKEDWTIRHHIIDEVREVIGSLESLRGATVEPYGSFVSNLFTKWGDLDVSIEILNGTYISSPGRKHKQTLLADVIKALRRKGGFRRLQFISKARVPIVKFEGKFNISCDLSINNLSGQMKSKILYWISGIDTRFRDLVLLVKEWAKTHHINDSKSGSLNSYCLSLLVLFHFQTMEPAILPPLVEIYPGNMIDELTGVRDIAEKYIEEACTVNITKIRSDRSRPINRSSLPELFFSFLTKFSDICSRASTQGINPFMGHVEDIHTNTRWLPKTYALFVEDPFEQPANTARTVSSKQLIKIAEVIQVTRQTLVSPNQNQASLSLVLAGPHLSWLGRGTSASTSATQQSMSATPVTRNTPISRNTPISRNGAKTRLERKQAPLQTLQKSQNKVMDRPQNGESNRSKRASTSQKLQVWRPRSEPKAEKDNSGA, encoded by the exons AT GGGGCTTATAGCCACAATCAAAATGAATGGCTATGATCAGGTTGAGAGGGTTTTGAATGATATTCTTCGTGCAATCAATCCCTCGAAAGAAGATTGGACAATCAGACATCATATTATAGATGAGGTCCGAGAAGTTATAGGATCCTTGGAAAGTTTGAGAG GTGCAACTGTTGAACCATATGGATCGTTTGTGTCCAACCTTTTTACGAAATGGGGTGATTTAGATGTATCCATTGAGATACTAAATGGTACATATATTTCTTCTCCTGGAAGGAAGCACAAACAAACCTTACTGGCAGATGTCATAAAAGCTTTAAGAAGAAAAG GTGGATTTCGTAGGCTGCAGTTTATCTCCAAAGCGAGGGTACCAATTGTGAAGTTTGAGGGGAAGTTCAACATCTCATGTGACCTCTCAATCAACAACTTAAGTGGGCAAATGAAGTCAAAAATATTATATTGGATCAGTGGGATCGATACCCGCTTCCGTGATCTGGTTCTGCTG GTCAAGGAATGGGCCAAAACTCACCATATCAATGATTCAAAATCTGGGAGTTTGAACTCGTATTGTCTAAGTCTGCTTGTGCTTTTTCATTTTCAG ACTATGGAACCTGCTATATTACCTCCTCTTGTAGAAATATACCCGGGGAATATGATTGACGAGCTTACAG GTGTGCGAGATATTGCAGAAAAATATATTGAAGAAGCTTGTACTGTAAACATTACAAAAATTAGGTCAGATAGGTCAAGACCGATCAACCGGAGCTCTTTGCCGGAGCTCTTCTTTTCCTTCCTTACAAAG TTTTCTGATATTTGTTCAAGAGCTTCTACACAAGGTATCAACCCATTTATGGGACATGTGGAGGATATTCATACCAACACGAGATGGCTGCCTAAAACCTATGCATTATTT GTTGAAGATCCCTTTGAACAGCCAGCTAATACAGCTAGGACAGTCAGCAGCAAACAGTTAATAAAGATTGCTGAAGTGATTCAGGTGACTCGTCAAACGCTTGTCTCTCCAAATCAAAATCAAGCTTCTCTTTCTTTAGTTTTGGCGGGGCCACATCTGTCATGGTTAGGAAGGGGAACATCCGCATCAACTTCCGCAACACAGCAATCTATGTCAGCAACACCTGTTACCAGAAATACACCTATTAGTAGGAACACACCTATTAGCAGGAATGGTGCTAAGACTCGACTAGAGAGAAAGCAGGCGCCCTTGCAAACACTGCAGAAGTCTCAGAACAAAGTAATGGATAGACCTCAAAATGGGGAAAGTAACAGATCTAAGCGTGCATCTACAAGTCAGAAACTGCAAGTTTGGAGGCCAAGATCCGAGCCCAAAGCAGAGAAGGACAATTCAGGTGCCTGA
- the LOC121775928 gene encoding BTB/POZ and MATH domain-containing protein 3-like isoform X1: MSPNEPYIALDSSSRSINDTVNGTHHFTIRGYSLAKGMGPGKYVSSDTFNIGGYDWAIYFYPDGKNPEDSSAYVSVFIALASEGTDVRALFELALLDQSGKGKHKVHSHFDRALESGPYTLKYRGSMWGYKRFFRRVALETSDYLKDDCLSMHCTVGVVRTRVEGPKMYSVHVPPSDMGQSLKHLLDAELGCDIVFQVGKESFKAHKIVLAARSPVFKAQFFGLVGNPNSGKVELKDVEPSIFKALLHFIYSDELPDFTEIDDSTPASSTIMMQHLLAAADQFGLDRLKLLCEAKLCEEFSTDTVATTLSLAEQHHCTQLKPICLKFAAANLGVVMKSEGFKHLEESCPSLLLELLETVALVDEKPNLVSGKKRSISSIFALDLAADGVAESVNPNCRRVRRRT, from the exons ATGAGCCCCAACGAACCCTACATCGCGCTCGACTCGAGCTCGAGGTCGATCAACGACACGGTGAATGGGACGCACCACTTCACCATCCGCGGCTACTCTCTGGCGAAGGGCATGGGCCCCGGAAAGTACGTTTCCTCCGACACTTTCAACATTGGAGGCTACGATTGGGCGATTTACTTCTACCCCGATGGGAAAAACCCAGAGGATTCGTCCGCGTACGTGTCCGTTTTCATCGCGCTAGCGAGCGAGGGCACCGATGTGAGGGCGCTGTTTGAGCTCGCTCTGTTGGATCAGAGTGGGAAGGGGAAGCATAAGGTGCATAGTCATTTCGATCGCGCGCTCGAGAGCGGGCCTTATACGCTCAAATACAGAGGAAGCATGTG GGGTTATAAGCGTTTTTTCAGAAGGGTTGCCTTAGAAACTTCTGATTATCTGAAGGATGATTGTCTTTCTATGCATTGCACTGTGGGAGTTGTTCGAACTCGCGTTGAGGGACCAAAGATGTATAGTGTTCACGTACCCCCATCAGATATGGGTCAGAGTCTCAAGCATTTGCTGGATGCTGAACTTGGCTGTGACATAGTTTTCCAAGTCGGAAAGGAGTCATTCAAGGCCCATAAGATAGTACTTGCTGCTCGTTCTCCTGTATTTAAAGCTCAATTCTTCGGACTTGTTGGAAATCCTAATAGTGGAAAGGTGGAACTGAAGGATGTTGAACCCTCTATTTTCAAG GCTTTGCTACATTTTATTTACTCCGATGAACTTCCTGATTTTACTGAAATCGATGATTCAACGCCTGCTTCTTCTACAATCATGATGCAACATCTATTGGCTGCTGCGGACCAATTTGGTTTAGATAGGTTGAAGCTATTATGTGAAGCAAAATTATGTGAAGAGTTCAGCACTGATACAGTGGCAACAACTCTTTCCCTGGCAGAGCAGCATCACTGCACGCAGCTCAAGCCCATATGTCTAAAATTTGCTGCAGCAAACTTGGGAG TGGTGATGAAATCAGAAGGGTTCAAACACTTGGAAGAGAGTTGCCCCTCACTGCTGTTGGAGTTGCTGGAAACAGTGGCATTGGTGGATGAGAAGCCGAATCTCGTATCAGGTAAGAAAAGGAGCATCAGCAGCATCTTCGCGCTGGATTTGGCAGCAGATGGCGTAGCAGAATCAGTGAATCCTAACTGCCGTCGGGTGCGGAGAAGAACCTAG
- the LOC121775928 gene encoding BTB/POZ and MATH domain-containing protein 3-like isoform X2, translating into MSPNEPYIALDSSSRSINDTVNGTHHFTIRGYSLAKGMGPGKYVSSDTFNIGGYDWAIYFYPDGKNPEDSSAYVSVFIALASEGTDVRALFELALLDQSGKGKHKVHSHFDRALESGPYTLKYRGSMWGYKRFFRRVALETSDYLKDDCLSMHCTVGVVRTRVEGPKMYSVHVPPSDMGQSLKHLLDAELGCDIVFQVGKESFKAHKIVLAARSPVFKAQFFGLVGNPNSGKVELKDVEPSIFKALLHFIYSDELPDFTEIDDSTPASSTIMMQHLLAAADQFGLDRLKLLCEAKLCEEFSTDTVATTLSLAEQHHCTQLKPICLKFAAANLGGACSP; encoded by the exons ATGAGCCCCAACGAACCCTACATCGCGCTCGACTCGAGCTCGAGGTCGATCAACGACACGGTGAATGGGACGCACCACTTCACCATCCGCGGCTACTCTCTGGCGAAGGGCATGGGCCCCGGAAAGTACGTTTCCTCCGACACTTTCAACATTGGAGGCTACGATTGGGCGATTTACTTCTACCCCGATGGGAAAAACCCAGAGGATTCGTCCGCGTACGTGTCCGTTTTCATCGCGCTAGCGAGCGAGGGCACCGATGTGAGGGCGCTGTTTGAGCTCGCTCTGTTGGATCAGAGTGGGAAGGGGAAGCATAAGGTGCATAGTCATTTCGATCGCGCGCTCGAGAGCGGGCCTTATACGCTCAAATACAGAGGAAGCATGTG GGGTTATAAGCGTTTTTTCAGAAGGGTTGCCTTAGAAACTTCTGATTATCTGAAGGATGATTGTCTTTCTATGCATTGCACTGTGGGAGTTGTTCGAACTCGCGTTGAGGGACCAAAGATGTATAGTGTTCACGTACCCCCATCAGATATGGGTCAGAGTCTCAAGCATTTGCTGGATGCTGAACTTGGCTGTGACATAGTTTTCCAAGTCGGAAAGGAGTCATTCAAGGCCCATAAGATAGTACTTGCTGCTCGTTCTCCTGTATTTAAAGCTCAATTCTTCGGACTTGTTGGAAATCCTAATAGTGGAAAGGTGGAACTGAAGGATGTTGAACCCTCTATTTTCAAG GCTTTGCTACATTTTATTTACTCCGATGAACTTCCTGATTTTACTGAAATCGATGATTCAACGCCTGCTTCTTCTACAATCATGATGCAACATCTATTGGCTGCTGCGGACCAATTTGGTTTAGATAGGTTGAAGCTATTATGTGAAGCAAAATTATGTGAAGAGTTCAGCACTGATACAGTGGCAACAACTCTTTCCCTGGCAGAGCAGCATCACTGCACGCAGCTCAAGCCCATATGTCTAAAATTTGCTGCAGCAAACTTGGGAGGTGCGTGTAGTCCGTAG
- the LOC121776956 gene encoding uncharacterized protein LOC121776956: MTDNPLFEEEAVDELQDVDDLEDLEGLEGLKKNGIKFTPFKLESNELPLWKPGDVFKHRDFFYDVLRQYAIMTRRRVHVKRNDSDKLRAICKGQWCEWYVYLRKHEIHNGHDYVVMNMQRDHAHTCSQVLDSKWLTAKWLGERYMEKIKGNSHIPLAAIRQCVDEDFGLKIGRMKAYRAREHALDDIFGSAATQYRNLFYYKAELERTHPDSSIHIHYENTRDSGAVGPRFLRFYCCLGPLKKGWMLLSRPIIFFDACFLRGMYRGQLMTAMWIDPNNGWWPIAWAVTEVESYVQWKWFVEYLSGDLNLHANGPRYVFISDQQKGLAKLIAEEFPQSEHRFCVQHIYNNFKKIFVGEIFKDRLWEIASSTTVKHYVDKMDALQTEYPQAHQWLSGVAPKEKWVKELVDKWYARASSWRATWNGQSSYQVTGPSGQYVVNMRDFTCSCRLWQLTRIPYTHAIATINKNGDDVTRFVSRYYLKSTMIMLYENVLYPINGVDNWPKSTFDGALELAPPRTKRQRGRPKKRRREEPQIRLHADGGESLLRTFLMKCWRCSQEGHNKRTCINDPRTDARSQVGETSQHNGSRESGESTLPESSNNCREA; the protein is encoded by the exons ATGACAGACAACCCACTTTTCGAGGAAGAAGCTGTGGACGAGCTACAAGATGTTGATGACCTCGAGGATTTGGAGGGTTTGGAGGGTTTGAAGAAGAATGGCATAAAGTTTACCCCGTTCAAGCTCGAGAGTAATGAGCTTCCGTTGTGGAAGCCGGGTGATGTTTTTAAGCATAGAGATTTCTTCTATGACGTGTTGAGACAATACGCAATAATGACCAGAAGACGGGTGCACGTGAAAAGAAATGACAGCGACAAACTTCGAGCCATTTGTAAAGGGCAATGGTGTGAGTGGTATGTATACTTGAGGAAGCACGAAATACACAACGGTCATGATTACGTTGTGATGAATATGCAACGCGATCACGCGCACACATGCTCTCAGGTGTTGGATTCGAAGTGGCTGACGGCAAAGTGGCTAGGTGAGCGTTATATGGAGAAGATCAAAGGCAACTCTCACATTCCACTTGCAGCTATACGACAGTGTGTTGATGAAGATTTTGGCCTGAAGATAGGTAGGATGAAGGCATATCGGGCCAGAGAGCACGCACTGGACGACATATTCGGCTCTGCGGCAACCCAATACAGAAACTTATTCTACTACAAAGCCGAATTGGAGCGGACGCACCCTGATTCCAGCATTCATATACATTATGAGAATACGAGGGATTCTGGCGCCGTGGGCCCGAGATTCCTAAGGTTCTACTGCTGCCTAGGACCATTGAAAAAGGGATGGATGCTATTAAGTCGGCCAATTATCTTCTTCGACGCTTGTTTCTTACGAGGGATGTACAGAGGACAACTCATGACAGCAATGTGGATTGATCCCAACAATGGCTGGTGGCCGATTGCTTGGGCTGTGACTGAAGTCGAGAGTTATGTCCAGTGGAAGTGGTTCGTGGAGTACTTGTCTGGTGACCTAAACTTGCATGCAAATGGGCCACGATATGTGTTTATTTCTGACCAACAAAAG GGGCTTGCAAAGTTGATTGCTGAGGAATTCCCACAAAGCGAGCATCGCTTTTGTGTTCAGCACATATACAACAATTTTAAGAAGATATTTGTTGGAGAAATTTTCAAAGACCGGTTGTGGGAGATTGCCTCGAGTACCACCGTCAAACATTATGTGGACAAGATGGATGCTTTGCAGACCGAGTATCCCCAAGCACATCAGTGGCTTTCTGGAGTTGCTCCCAAAGAAAAGTGGGTCAAG GAGCTTGTTGACAAGTGGTACGCGAGGGCTTCATCGTGGAGGGCTACATGGAACGGACAGTCTTCGTACCAAGTAACTGGGCCGTCTGGCCAATATGTTGTCAACATGCGTGATTTCACATGCTCCTGTAGATTGTGGCAGCTAACCAGAATCCCGTACACGCATGCTATTGcaacaatcaacaagaatggCGACGACGTGACGCGATTCGTCTCCCGATATTATTTGAAGTCAACAATGATCATGCTGTACGAGAATGTCCTTTACCCCATCAATGGGGTAGACAATTGGCCCAAGTCTACTTTTGATGGTGCGTTGGAACTGGCGCCCCCGCGGACAAAGCGACAGCGTGGTAGGCCGAAGAAACGAAGACGTGAGGAGCCCCAGATTCGTCTTCATGCGGACGGAGGTGAGTCATTGCTCCGCACCTTCTTAATGAAATGTTGGCGGTGCAGTCAAGAAGGTCATAATAAGAGGACATGCATCAATGATCCTCGGACAGATGCCCGTTCTCAGGTTGGGGAGACTTCGCAGCACAACGGGTCGCGTGAAAGTGGTGAGAGTACTTTGCCTGAATCGTCAAATAATTGTCGAGAG GCATAG
- the LOC121776143 gene encoding mannose-1-phosphate guanylyltransferase 1-like: MKALILVGGFGTRLRPLTLSVPKPLVDFANKPMILHQIEALKAIGVTEVVLAINYQPEVMLNFLKDFEAKLEIKITCSQETEPLGTAGPLALARDKLIDESGDPFFVLNSDVISEYPLKEMIEFHKSHGGEASIMVTKVDEPSKYGVVVTEESTGKVERFVEKPKLFVGNKINAGIYLLNPSVLDRIQLRPTSIEKEIFPKIAAEGKLYAMVLPGFWMDIGQPKDYITGLRLYLDSLRKKASPKLATGTNIIGNVLVDESAKIGEGCLIGPDVAIGPGCVVESGVRLSCCTVMRGVRIKKHACISSSIIGWHSTVGQWARVENMTILGEDVHVCDEIYSNGGVVLPHKEIKSSILKPEIVM; encoded by the exons ATGAAGGCATTGATTCTTGTTGGAGGGTTCGGCACTAGATTGAGGCCATTGACACTGAGTGTACCTAAGCCGCTCGTTGATTTTGCTAATAAGCCCATGATTTTGCACCAG ATAGAAGCCCTCAAGGCTATTGGAGTAACTGAAGTAGTCCTAGCCATCAATTATCAGCCAGAG GTAATGCTGAACTTTTTGAAAGATTTTGAGGCAAAGCTTGAGATTAAGATCACATGTTCGCAAGAGACTGAACCTCTTGGAACAGCCGGTCCCCTTGCATTGGCTAGGGACAAGCTGATAGATGAATCCGGAGATCCATTTTTCGTTCTGAATAGTGATGTTATCAGCGAGTATCCACTGAAAGAGATGATTGAGTTCCATAAATCCCATGGAGGTGAAGCTTCTATTATGGTAACCAAG GTGGATGAACCTTCAAAATATGGTGTGGTTGTTACAGAGGAATCTACTGGAAAGGTTGAGCGGTTTGTCGAGAAGCCAAAGTTATTCGTGGGTAACAAGATCAATGCTGGCATTTACCTTCTGAACCCTTCAGTGCTTGATCGTATCCAATTACGCCCCACATCAATCGAGAAGGAGATTTTCCCCAAAATTGCTGCTGAGGGAAAGCTGTACGCAATGGTCTTGCCAGGTTTCTGGATGGACATTGGGCAGCCAAAGGATTACATCACTGGTCTAAGACTTTATCTGGACTCCCTGAGGAAGAAAGCTTCTCCTAAATTGGCCACTGGGACTAACATAATTGGAAACGTCTTAGTGGATGAAAGTGCAAAAATCGGAGAGGGATGCTTGATTGGCCCTGACGTTGCAATTGGCCCTGGTTGTGTGGTTGAGTCGGGTGTGAGGCTTTCTTGCTGCACGGTCATGCGTGGAGTCCGCATCAAGAAACACGCCTGCATATCATCAAGTATCATTGGCTGGCACTCGACTGTTGGTCAGTGGGCTCGGGTGGAGAACATGACCATTCTCGGAGAAGACGTTCATGTCTGCGACGAAATTTACAGCAATGGAGGAGTTGTTTTGCCTCACAAGGAGATCAAGTCCAGCATTTTGAAACCAGAGATAGTAATGTAA